The following are from one region of the Dermacentor albipictus isolate Rhodes 1998 colony chromosome 5, USDA_Dalb.pri_finalv2, whole genome shotgun sequence genome:
- the LOC135902385 gene encoding piggyBac transposable element-derived protein 4-like, which yields MAASTSRQAKRKATYTKKKTKRRKRSLDLCDNIVENEEETPGTWGCDEPDHVLQVPKTWDPEMSQKLPSKPIEAFSLYFDDEVMQLLVEETNRFAEQKNRRKWKTITLDELRAFFGILILMSVNPRHQLYLYWSSDNFFNAPEISKVMSFKRFQSIMNCLHLSDNTKEKKRGEDGYDRLARVRPLIDALNKRFQKEYTPSAHQAIDESMILFKGRSSLKQYMPMKPIKRGYKVWCRADSETGYLIAFQVYEGKNAKRPANQALGEYVVLSLVEGVEPGTQLYFDNFFTSTRLMEDLAQKGILAVGTVRTNRKDLPDELKMDNKLQKGEYIWRSKGSIVAYQWRDTKNVHALSNFHHPKDTEEVVRKLANGSSVSVQCPKAISDYNTWMGGVDKFDQKRNAYRADRRSKKSWYRIFYFLLDAAIVNAFIQVNAVNPMTYLWFRLVLGRELINGQTFRTTGSRKPFRMNKEGRKNGHKMVGVSDEVRFMGREHNPVKVENRRRCRWCSTRGKEVRTSFLCKACSVPLCVTCFGPFHEVVSQN from the coding sequence ATGGCTGCGTCAACGAGCAGACAGGCAAAACGCAAGGCAacctatacaaaaaagaaaacaaagaggcGGAAAAGATCGCTAGACCTGTGCGACAACATCGTGGAAAATGAGGAAGAAACGCCGGGCACATGGGGTTGTGACGAGCCAGACCATGTTCTGCAAGTCCCAAAAACATGGGATCCTGAGATGTCACAAAAGTTGCCATCCAAACCGATTGAAGCTTTTTCACTCTACTTCGACGACGAAGTAATGCAGCTCCTTGTAGAGGAAACAAACCGCTTTGCAGAACAGAAAAACCGGCGAAAATGGAAAACGATCACGTTAGATGAGCTTCGGGCTTTCTTCGGCATTCTGATTCTCATGAGTGTAAACCCGAGACATCAGCTGTACCTTTACTGGAGCAGCGATAACTTTTTCAATGCACCAGAAATCTCAAAAGTCATGTCGTTCAAGCGATTCCAATCCATCATGAATTGCCTGCATTTGAGTgacaacacgaaagaaaaaaaaagaggcgaagATGGATATGACCGGCTGGCAAGAGTACGCCCTCTCATCGATGCTCTGAACAAACGTTTTCAGAAAGAGTACACGCCATCGGCTCATCAAGCTATAGATGAGAGTATGATCCTATTCAAAGGAAGATCGTCTCTGAAGCAATACATGCCAATGAAGCCCATCAAACGTGGCTACAAGGTGTGGTGCCGGGCCGATTCAGAAACCGGCTACCTGATTGCGTTTCAGGTGTATGAAGGAAAAAATGCGAAGCGTCCTGCCAACCAAGCACTTGGAGAGTACGTCGTATTGTCTCTGGTAGAAGGCGTTGAGCCTGGCACGCAACTCTACTTTGACAATTTCTTCACTTCCACTCGCCTCATGGAGGACCTTGCACAGAAAGGAATTCTTGCTGTTGGTACAGTCCGGACAAACAGGAAGGATCTGCCTGATGAATTGAAAATGGACAACAAACTCCAGAAAGGAGAATATATCTGGCGATCAAAAGGAAGCATTGTTGCATATCAGTGGCGTGACACAAAAAATGTGCATGCTTTATCGAATTTTCACCACCCAAAGGACACAGAAGAAGTTGTCCGCAAGCTTGCAAATGGGTCTTCGGTTTCCGTCCAGTGTCCAAAGGCTATATCCGACTACAACACTTGGATGGGAGGAGTCGACAAATTCGACCAAAAGCGCAATGCATACCGAGCTGACAGGAGGTCCAAAAAGTCCTGGTACAGAATATTTTATTTCTTGCTCGATGCAGCCATCGTCAACGCGTTCATTCAAGTAAATGCTGTGAATCCAATGACCTACTTATGGTTTCGATTGGTTCTTGGACGGGAACTCATCAATGGCCAGACATTCAGAACCACCGGCAGCAGGAAGCCGTTCAGAATGAACAAGGAGGGTAGAAAAAATGGCCACAAAATGGTTGGCGTATCGGATGAAGTTCGGTTCATGGGAAGAGAGCACAACCCTGTGAAAGTGGAAAATAGGCGCAGATGCCGTTGGTGTTCCACGAGGGGGAAAGAAGTGCGAACAAGTTTCTTGTGCAAGGCATGCTCAGTCCCGCTTTGTGTGACCTGTTTTGGACCATTCCATGAAGTGGTTAGTCAGAACTAA